A stretch of DNA from Rhinoraja longicauda isolate Sanriku21f chromosome 9, sRhiLon1.1, whole genome shotgun sequence:
tgggatgttgggaaaatagtggaaatgtgtggaacaaaaagatacttagtggatgttagagacaagatcaaaagtgttcatgttgattaaatgattccagccaaagatgatccaaaaactgagcatgaattcctcattcctgagtattcatctgaaagtgagttagaaaagacaactgtggttgatacacaaaattcagttagtacagataaagaaacagactTCTCTGGTCAAGGTCACTGTACTAaaatagagccaaacaagcccACAGTTGAGTCTACACTTACATCTGTTACACCTGTTACTGTTagacgatcaggcaggaaccgtATAAAGTAATTAAGTTAGatttgtaggggaatcaagggataggggagggAAAGCTGGGATAGGGGAGggaaagctggaatggggtactgaatttggtATAAACAATACTGGTTTATACAAACAAGTATCACAACAACAAAATTGTAACTGAgcacttggatttaatacttaaaaaaagggagagcagtgtaatgtatccatgcatattcatgtgccatggtAATGAGTCGGTGTTCATTATAAGCTGAGAATGCTGGCTAATAAAGGCTGGCGGGATTCAGGCAACTAACATGTGAGTGTACTTCTTTATGCCGTACGGAGCATAACACACTGCAATGGGGAATACCATGCTGTTTCTTTCTAGTATCCTTGTTCTTATGGGACTTTACTTTTGGATGCAGCATCTGTTCTACGGGAGATATAGGTTGGAGTCGTCCAGCGATGCTCAGTTCCAGGTCCTGGCTAAAGTGGCCTGGATCATTCAGGAGTTGCCTTCATTTGTTGTACCCGCCTTGTTAATTTATCAGTCGGGCAGCCTGGATACACTGGGGAGCAAACTCTTGCTGTTCTTGTTCTGTGGACACTACTTCCACAGGTAATGTCGTTATTTTTTACTGAGGCTGCAAGGTAATGCCTTTAAATGTTTGTCTACTCCACACACAGATTTGAATACTACAGGGAGCCGTTTGGTCCATCAATGATGTGATAGGCTATGGTATTCTTAATGTAATTCTTTTACAGCCCTTTTCCCTCTTATGTTTGAATATTATTTCTGAAGGTTGCCATATTATCTCTACTTTGTGCCTGGTAAGGATTTTCATACCTTTGGTCTTTCTATAACTAATACCCAACCAGAAAATGTCACTTAAAAATACTTGTTTTTCTGACAGTGAGGAGATGTGCAATCTATTCATCCTACCCTTCCATCTCCCCAGGATTTGCCTTTTTCAGGAAGtctgtaaaaaaaagttattttgcgTGTCTTTGTGTTGAATTAAAAATGactttgtaaaatataaaatcatGTCATCTGAGTTATTCAGCCAATTGTAAACCCTCTACCCAGAATATAAAACAGTCCAAAACGAAACAAGATGCTGTAAAGGCTCATCAGGTCTGTCAGCATCTGAAGAGGCAGGGAATGTGCTAGATCAAACATGTTTTCAGAACTGCAGGGAATACAGAGAGGTGTGAGTAAAGagttatctctggatagaaggaatgggtgacgtttcatgtcgagacccttcctcagactgagtggaCACAGTAAAAGGAAGGCAAAGAGATAAAATGCCAAAAAGGTGAAGGAACACAGGAAGCaccaacaatctttttttgggacatAATTTTGAGGTACAAGTATATTTTGAGGTGCAAATGTTGCACTGTGCATTATTCTTGAACAACTGTGTTACAGATGACATCTGAGCCATCTGGGCAAAGTCAGCAGCAGTCGTTGCCACagttgaggaggccaagtcagtggatatttttaaagcagatatagatagattcttgattagtagaggtgtcagaggttatggggagaaggcaggagaatggggttaggagggagagatagatcagccatgattgaatggcagagtagacttgatgggccaaatggcctaattctactattccttacgaccttagTTACAAACCCACTTAACTGCATGGTGGATTCGGAGGCTGAGATGAGTATCTGGAACCTATTGAAGTTTGCAGTCGAGTTTCTGCAGTGGTGCCTGAAGCTCGTCTGATAGTTTTCTATCAGATTAGTTTGGATTCTACACGGAGAAAGGAGTTGAGCTTGCTTGATTCAAGCACACAAAAAAATTAGTCACCTGgggacacgagagactgcagctGTTGGAACCTTgcgcattaaaaaaaaagtgctggaggaattcagatggtcaggaagcatctgtggagggacatggactgatgacccttcttcggacagactGGCCAACTCGCTAATGAGAGCCCCAGTTCCAAgcacagaaaacaaaggctgATGTAACAATAAATAAAGGACAGGTAGGCTGCAGAGTCAATACAAGAGAGAAGAAGAGTTGGACTAATTGGACGTCCCTGCATAGAATAGGGTTGATCATTTGACCAATTGCCAATTAAACAAATAGTGGTCAGGCGATACAGCAAATGCTGCAGGTGCAACACATATtaaaatttacaaatttgcagacaccACCGTAGTTGGCTGGATATAAAATAGGGGCGAGACGGAAGGCTGGAGAACTTTGTATCCTGGTGTCAAGACCTtactctcaatgttagcaaggcAAAGGACTTCAGGAGGTGAAGTAGTGCCCATACACATACATTGACGGCACTAATGTAGAGGTGGTTGAAAGCTACAAGTTCCCAGGAGTAAAAATCactagcaacttgtcctggattagccatatcaaagcaatggccatgaAGGCACACCAATACCTCTACTCCCTTAGAAGGCCTAGGAGGTTAGGCATGTCCTCtcaccaacaactctcaccaacttctacaaatgcgccgtacaaagcattttatcgggatcggtcacagtttaagaataaggggtaggccattttgggctgagatgaggaaaatctttttcacccagagagttgtgaatctgtggaattctctgccgcagaaggcagcagaggccaattcactggatgttttcgagagagagttagatttagctcttggggctaagggaatcaagggataggggagggAAAGCTGGGATAGGGGAGggaaagctggaatggggtactgaatttggatgatcagccatgatcatattgactggcggtgctggctcaaagggccgaatggcatattcctccacctattttctatgtttctatgcattgcagtatggtttgggaacagcaccatcgcaagaaattacagagaattgttaacgcagcccagaccatcacgcgaaccaacctcccttccattaactccatctacacttcacgctgcctgggcaaggccaacagcattggTGAAGGATTGGtttcaccccggacactccctcttccctgtcccatcagacaagaggtagagattgtgatggacacaaaattctgttgtcactcagcgggacagaatctctggacagaaggaatgggtgacattttgggtcgagaccctgtctaccttcagtttaaaccagcatctgtagttccttcctgcacctccagaatcagggacagtttcttccctgcagttatcaggcaactaaaccatcctatttattcacaaaatgctggagtcattcagcaggtcaggcagcatctcaggagagaaggaatgggtgacgtttcgggtcgagacccttcttcagactgatgtcaggggggcgggacaaaggaaggatataggtggagacaggtagacagagggagatctgggaagtaggaggggacgggagggacagaggaactatctaaaccaTCCTATCGGCTcgagaggccgaatggcctaatccagcacgtattgtctattgtccatcacgatgaccacaatgaatggcggtgctggctcgaagggccaaatgcacctcctcctgcacctattttctatgtttctatcaccaactggagagcggtcctgagctaccatctacatcATGGGAGACCCTccgtctttaatcggactttactggacgttatcttgcactaaacgttattctctttatccagtGTCTGtccactgtgggtggcttgacatttcgggtcgagacccttcttcagcttttcactgtacaaaggtgttcacgtgacaataaactaaactaaactaaaaattaaaaatgtGTAAGAACAAGTCGCCAATTGAAGAGCGCATCCTCTGAAAGTCTGCGACGTTTAATTTCACAACACTGCTTCACAGATTTTAAGAAATAGTTTTCGCAGAAATGGGTCCAATCAGCTCAATATTATAATTAGAAGTGGCAACGTGTTTCCATTAAATATATTATTTAATAAGATAACATACTCAAACATACCTAAGACAAGCAGTATAGTTTAGCTGAACACGTTCCTCATAAAACaatcaatcccgccatcccagggatcaatctcgtgaacctgcactgcgcgcctgcactgcctcaattacaagtttgtccttcctcaaattaggagaccacgactatacaactgcagaagaaggacatcctttttatgtttctatgtttacatactttAAAAGGCGTATGCGAAATGAAAACAATATAGGTCGCCAATGTATTGCGCCCTCGCCTGACTTTATTTGAACAAAACTGAAAGACATTAAAAATCGAGTAGTCATAATTGCCAACGTGTGATTATTATTAAGAATTTAAATTAAAGGAGATTCCACTGTGCGTGTCGGGTGTAATTGAATGGGAGTGGTTTGTGGATAGGTTTATGATTGACGATAGTTGATTGGTCGTGAAGACTGTAGGGTAGGGTCTGTGCGTGGTGAAATCGCTTGCTTCGAGCGCACGCTAGCAAGTTTAGCTCATTTCACTGAGGCTGAGGAGGAATTGCGACTTGGAGGTTTATCGAAAATAGTGGTGTCCTGTTTGGGAATCATGGGCTCCCGCTGCAATGAGAATACCGTGTTGTTTCTTTCTAGTATCCTCGTTCTTCTGGGACTTTCCATTTGGATGAGGCAACGGAAGCAGCATCTGTTCTACGGGAGATATAGGTTGGAGTCGTCCAGTAATGCTCGGTTCCAGGTCCCAGCTAAAGTGGCCTGGATCATTCAGGAGTTGCCTTCGTTTGTTGTACCCGCCTTGTTAATTTATCAGTCGGGCAGCCTGGATACACTGGGGAGCAAACTCTTGTTCTTGTTCTGTGGACACTACTTCCACAGGTAACGTCGTTATTTTTTACTGAGGCTGCAAGTAATGACCTTTAAACGTTTGCCTACTCCACACACAGAATTGAACACTACAGGGAGCCGTTTGCAATCTATTCACCCTACCCGTCCATCTCCGCAGGATTTGCCTTTATCAGGaagtctgtaaaaaaaaaagttattttgagTGCCTTTGTGTTAAATTAAAAATGactttgtaaaatataaaatcatGTCATCGGAGTTATTCAGCCAATTGTAAACCCTCTACCCAGAATATAAAACAGTCCAAAAAGAAACAAGATGCTGTGAAGGCTCATCAGGTCTGTCAGCATCTGAAGAAGAAGCAGTGAATGTGCTAGCTCAAAGACATTTTGTCGGAACTGGGAAAAAGAGATTTACTTTTAATTGCAGGGAATACGGAGGGGTGTGGTAAATAGGACAAAGGAATGATCTGCGTGGGTGGTTGAGGAAGGAATTGTTGCAGGAATGGGTCAAGGCATTGCACCACCAACTGAATGCAGAGGGAAGTTGGCCAATATAAGAGAGGAAGAGGCGTGAGATTGATGGTCAATGAACGATTGGTACACAGACGGGGGGGTGAAAGGTGATTGGTAAATGGAGCCAGGTAGGGGCAGGACAGGTGTTGAGTTGATAGACAAAGGCGAGTGGATTATAGGGAAAATCAGAACCagacaagggggagggagagggagagggagagggaaggggtgctGATTTGGGTAAAGAAAGGGAAAGTAGGGAGTTTGAAGGTAAGGATGGCTAAAATCGAGATTAATGAAAACGTGGACTACCAGTACTAGAAACTGATATATAAGAATATGATAAAGAGAACCATTGGGGATAGAGATGGGGAAGGGTATCTGGCAAGTGAAATATGTGTAAACTAGGTGGCAGAAACTGGAAGGGGAGCAAAAATGGATGATGGTGGAAgttggaaaggaaaaaaaaattggaagGATCCTAATACTGGAGATGGATCGGAAGGAAAGGCAGAAAACCGAACACGAGGTAAGGGTTATTGAAAGGGAAAAAAACAATGTTTATATTACAGGTTGTAGACAACTAAAACATAATGAGGTtgtgttcctctagtttgtgttgggcctcactatggcaatggagaaggcagtggatggaCATGTTGATATGGGCATGGTAAGGAGTTGAAATGGCATACAAGTGGGAGTGCAGGATGGACACTGCAGATAGAGAACCAGAGCTCTCCAACTAGTTGCCTAATTTGCATTTGAATTTGATTGCCAAATGTAGAAGAGGCCACTTCAAGAGGAACTGAATGCAATGGATAAGAGTggtggtgcaagtgaatctctgccttgcTTGGAAGggctgtttgggtccttcgaTGGTAGTGAAGCAGTACGTGTAAAGGGTGGTAAAGTGGCACAATGGTAAAGTtgatgccttacaacaccagagacccgggttcgatcctgactatggctgctgtcagagtttgtacattctccccatgacctgcatggatgttctccagatgctccagtttcctcccacaccccacagacgttcaggtttgtaggctaattggcctggtaaaattgtaaattgttcctcgtgtgtgtaggatagtgcttgtgtatggggattgctggttggtgctgactcggtgggccgaagggcctgttttgcgctgtatctttaaactaaagtgtTGCACTCCTTGTGATTGCAAAATAAAATGTCAGGGGttcaagaaggatgagaggatcatggagtcacagaggaaGTGATCCCTGCAGAagatggaaaggggtggggaggagaagatGTAAGTGGCGGGCATTTTGTTGCACATGGTGGGAAAGACAATGTAGGGTGTGCTGGATGCTAgtagggtgaaaggtgaagacACTGGGAACTCCATCTGTGTGGAAGGAGGTCGGGTTAGGTGAGAGTGGAAGTCTGAGAAATGGAAATGCCAACGAAGGATGCTTTCAACCACAGTAGAAAGGAAGTCCCATTTCCATAAAAAGGAGTACATTTTATGTCCTGGAATGGAAGGCATTGAGACCAGATGTGGTGGAGACAATGTTTAGGACATGTTTAGAACAACTAAGCAGTCATAGGATATTTGAAAGATATCCTTTTGTGGGAAATctagaaaaagaacatcaaagaaAATAAACATGATTTCCATTTCTTCCCTTGTATATTAGGACGTGGATTTATGGATACTTCACCAGAGGGGGATCTATTcaaatctcctttgttttgcaaAGTTTTTTATTTTGCACTTGTAATGGGTATCTTCAAGGACACAACTTAATCTACTGTACAAAGTATGATGATAGCTGGACAACAGACTTCAGATTTTTGTTTGGTAAGTTGTTATGATCATGAATCTTCCAGCATTTAATTTCCTTTACTAAAGATATCTTTAATTAAAATTCCATTAACTTGTATTATTACTTTGTGCTCACTGCCCCCAACATTGTGTCTTTTGCTGTGAATttaatttatgtaaatttaagTTTGTCAATTGAAGACCCATCCAGTTTTCTTCTGCATCAAATCCTTCTCTAATCTTAATAATTATCTTTTAATGTTGGAGTACAAATTTAGATTTGGCTGTTGTCTGTTATTGTCCCTAGCCATTTGTTGCGAATCTAATTTTTTCCTGATGTAAATTGCTTTTGGTTGTGGTTAAGTCTTTGCACAAAAGAGGGTAGATTGAAATAACGGTGTTTGTTTGAGAATAGATTGGTTATCTTTGATTGATTGAACCTGTGATGAAACTAATGTACAAACAATAACATTTAGAAATGTGGTTAGGGGGCAGGGAAGAAAGGCAGTCGGCCCAAATAATAATTTCCCAGCAGATTTATCTCTACGTGTTTGTGCACTCAAAATGTATTTCTAGTATCCCTCAAACCTCCACATCCTCCAAAGAACTTCATAGCATTGTAACATGGGACAAAGCTAGATCCCATCCAGTTTCCTTCTGTATTCAAACCCTCCATAATCTTAACCAACTTGTATTGTTGGAATTTTAGACTTTGCTCTCTTCTATTGTCCCTTGGCTTTCCatcactttctctacagaagGTGCTGATTGTTCCTAGTAAAACCTTTCATCCCTTTGCAGTGTTCTCATACGGCACCAGATTACATTTCCAGGAATGTTGTCGCATTTTGGTGATAAAAGGGGTGTATAACATTGGCTAGATTTGTCACAGTTTGGTGTGTAAATCTTATTTATCTCTTGATGTGGCTGATTTACTATTTCAAATGTTTATCTTGGCTTCCCAGTAAACCTAGATTAGAAAGAATACATATTGGTAGGATGCAAATAGATATCAATCTAAGGCAAATATTCAAATTTAAAAGCAAGATATAATCATACTCGGAGATTGTTTTTATGCATCATGCCAATGttttgtaaaacacaaagtgctagagtaactcggggaTCAGGCAGTGtccgtagagggaatggacaggtgacacttCGGATGGGACCCTTCAGAATGGTTTCTAATATGTGCAAAAGAGTCAGATGATTCGTTGTAGTGGAGAGACGGGAGAAGGGAGACTTGGACTATCTTCTCCAACATTGCTAACCTTCCTAAATTTTCCTCCAAACAGGATCCATTTCAAACCTGATTCCCCCTTGGTAGATGTTCAAGGGCACATTCCAAGGCTGGTTTTCCAGCAATGTGGAAGTATTGTATTTAATGGAATTCCTTTGAGTTCATTTGAGACATTCTAAAGCTCCTGAAGGTCACAGAAATCCTTAATGATGGATAATATTTAGATCCAATCATTTCTGCTCATTCTGAAGTAAGAGCAGAAATTTTTGGGCAATGGAACTGTCGCCTCGAAGGTTTACTTTGATTTATTGGCTCTACTCTGTCGACATGTTGGAATCTCATTCATTGGGCAGCAAGGTTGTGATTGTGGAATCAGAATTGGCACAGCAGATAAGGAATCTATATAATACTTATCAGTCGGGGAGATGTTATAACAATCAGATTATTACAGCAAAAAgtagacaaaagtgctggagtaactcggtgagtcagacaggatctttggaggacatgtgcaggtgacattttgggttaggaccgaTTGTAGTGGGTaacagaaaactggaaaagagagttgaggtgtgggacaaagcctggcaagttatcctgataagtggatacaggtgaagggagaTAAAAGGGTCTCAgacaaggagagaagagaagtgaaatgtgaaaccagaggaagggatagaGGTGGAAGTAGGCAGGGGATgggataatgggagaaatgggtgaacACTGGGGTTTAACCAATTTAACTTTCCTTTTCATTCCCAtatcgacctttctgtcctgggccgcctccattgccagagtgagaccatatgcaaactggaggaacggcacctcctattccacttgagtagcttataacccaacggcatgaatattgaattccacaatttgaggtaacaaccctcccctcttccctgtgtACCATCTAGGCATGCACCCATTtcccccaagtcaagtcaagtcaagtcaactttatttgtcatttacatatacaagatgtgcagtgaaatgaaagtggcaacgcctgtggattgtgctaaaactacaaaacagaatagaattatttttttaacacaaaaaataaattaatacagtaaattaaattagtccctggtgatacgagttaacagtcctgatggcctgtgggaagaaactccgtctcatcctctctgttttcacagcgcaaCAGTGgaagcgtttgcctgaccgtagcagctggaacagtctgttgctggggtggtaggggttctccataatgttgctggctctggatctgcacctcctgatgtataggtcctgcaggggggcgagtgtagttcccatagtgcgttcagctgaacgcactactctccgcagagccttcctgtcctgggcagagctattcccaaaccagattgtgatgtttccggaccaTCTCGTCCCCTCTTTTCTGCATCTCCTTCCACatttatcccttcctctggcttcaaatTTCGCTCCTCTTCTCCTTATTTAACACCCTTCTGTCtcccttcatctctggcctttgtccacccatctgacaatcaaacccctttcacctgtatccacctatcatttggccagctttgtcctgcccccacatctattttccagctttctccccgcgttcacaatcagtctgaagaaaggtcctgatctgaacgttggctatccaagccttccagatatcctgcctgacctgctgagtagttcagcactttgtgtatttttttaaataaacaagcatttgcagttccttgtctcgagATTATTGCAGCATCTAGCAGCTTGACAAAAATGAAGAATTTGTTTATCTTTAACTTGAAAGAATGATTATATAttaggcccatttccctctacctATTTCCAAATACCTTTTACACATTAATTGTATCTACCTCTGGCAATTTGTACCagataatgggcggcacggtagcgcagcggtagagttgctgctttacagcgaatgcagcgccggagactcaggttcgatcctgactacgggtgctgcactgtaaggagtttgtacgttctccccgtgacctgcgtgggttttctccgagatcttcggtttcctcccacactccaaaaacgtacaggtttgtaggttaattggctgggtaaatgtaaaaattgtccctagtgggtgtaggatagtgttaatgtacggggatcgctgggcggcacggacttggtgggccgaaaaggcctgtttccggctgtatatatatgatatgatatgatatgataaccatcCATCCGCTGTGTGGAAAATCCTACCCTTTGGCTTtctttaatctctctctctccttaaacGTGTGCCCTCAAGTCATGAATTCCTGTGCCCTGGGAAAGAGTCTGAGTATCTAtaacctcatcattttataaacctctgaggtcacccttcagcctcctacatTCTAGTGTGAATAAACCAAgcccattcaatctctccctataaaaATAGCCCTACATTTCAGGCAAAttcttggtgaatctcttctacacTCTCTACTTCATCCTTCCTGCATTGAATGCATAACCTCACACTCGTCTGAATTTAATTCCATCTGCATCATTTCTTTTCAACTTTTCAGCTATTGTCTGTCCTGCTGTAACCTTGCGCAACCTTTGCTGCTGtcaacaactccaccaatttttgttgaatgtaaacttactaatcagatgCTTGTATGCTTATCCAAGTCATTTATTACCCAAAGGTATTGGCATTCTCTCCTGTGGTACATCACCTGTTGCAGATTTCCAGTCACAAAAAATGTCTGTAAACTACTACTCTTTGCCTCCTATCACTTTGTCCCTTTTGGATCCAGCTGTCCAACTGACTTTAGTTGCTTTGTGCCTCAAGGCATAAGGGATCAGAGGTTGGTTGTCAAATTGCCAGCCTACCATATAAGACCAGTCTACCAgtctgtgggatcttatcaaaaatcTTACCGAAGTCCATGTAAACCACATCTGCTGCACCGTCTTAATTTATTTTCTTGTTAGATGTCAATTCTGGTTAGCTGTCACCTAGATGTGACCATAGAACTAGTTCAATCAAGATGTGTTGTCCCATTTACTGAGGCATGTGTAATAACTGTATAAACAGTCTCTGGCCTTTGCCTCAAATCAACCATGGGATATCAGGAATTCTTTTACCAAAAAACATCCCAATGACATTGAACGACAAAGGTGCATCAATACTTTCAGATCCTAAGAAGGCAGAGGCCacttcgacaataggtgcaggaggaggtcatttggccctacgagccagcaccaccattcaatgtgatcatggctgatcattctcaatcagtacccgttcttgccttctccccatacaccctgactccgctatccttaagagctctatctagctctctcttgaatgcattcagagaactggcctccactgccttctgaggcagagaattccacagatttacaactctctgactgaaaaggtttttcctcatctccattctaaatggcctaccccttattcttaaactgtggcccctggttctggactcccccagcattgggaacgtgtttcctgcctctaacgtgtccaaccccttaataatcttatatgtttcgataagatcccctctcatccttctaaattccagtgtatacaagccttgtcgctccagtctttcaacatatgacagtcccgccattccaggaattaacctagtaaacctacgctgcacaccctcaatagcaagaatatccttcctcaaatttggagaccaaaactgcacacagtactccaggtgcggtctcactagggccctgtacaactgcagaaggacctgtttgttcctatactcaactcctcttgttatgaagcccaacattccattggctttcttcactgcctgctgtacctgcatgcttcctttcagtgactgatgcactaggacacccagatcttgttgtacgtccccttttcctaacttgacaacattcagataataatctgccttcctattcttgccaccaaagtggataacctcacacttatccacattaaactgcatctgccatgcatccgcccactcacacaacctgtccaagtcaccctgcaacctcatagcatcttcctcacagttcacactaccacccagctttgtatcatctgcaaatttgctaatggtacttttaatcccttcatccaagtcattaatgtatattgtaaatagctgcggtcccagcaccgagccttgcgattccccactagtcactgcctgccattctgaaagggacccatttatccccactctttgctttctgtctgtcaaccaattttctatccatgtcagtaccctacctccaataccatgtgctctaattttgcccactaatctcctatgtgggaccttgtcgaaggctttctgaaagtcgaggtacacaacatccaccggctctcccttgtcaattttcctagttacatcctcaaagaattccagaagattagtcaagcatgatttccccttcataaatccatgctgactcggaacgatcctgttactactatccaaatgctccgcaatttcatcttttataattgactccagcatcttccccaccactgatgacagactaactggtctataaattcccgttttccctctccctcctttcttaaaaagtgggacaacattagctaccctccaatacacaggaactgatcctgaatctatagaacattggaaaatgatcaacaatgcgtccacaatttctagcgccacctccttaagtaccctgggatgcagaccatcaggccctggggatttatcagccttcagtcccatcagtctacccaacaccatttcctgcctaatgtggatttccttcagttcctctgtcacactaggatctctggccgctagaacatctgggagattgtttgtatcttccttagtgaagacagatccaaagtaccggttcaactcgtctgccattttcttgttccccataataaattcccatgcttctgt
This window harbors:
- the LOC144596686 gene encoding 3-oxo-5-alpha-steroid 4-dehydrogenase 2-like, which codes for MGSRCNENTVLFLSSILVLLGLSIWMRQRKQHLFYGRYRLESSSNARFQVPAKVAWIIQELPSFVVPALLIYQSGSLDTLGSKLLFLFCGHYFHRTWIYGYFTRGGSIQISFVLQSFLFCTCNGYLQGHNLIYCTKYDDSWTTDFRFLFGILLFFMGMAFNIHSDNLLRKLREPGDLSYKIPRGGLFEYISAANYFGEIVEWFGYSLATWTYPAFAFALFSALNLGSRAVHHHRFYQQKFQEYPKSRKALIPLLF